GCGCTTGCAGGATTTTACCCAAGATTGGCTGGGATCACTGACTAGCCGGCAAGAGGAGTTGCTCACCGAACTGGCGGGCTACCAGTTGGAAATGTCGCCAGTCTTCCGCTCGCTGCGCAACGGCTATTTTGAGCGTTTGAAGCAGCTGATGGAAAACCGCACTTCGCCCGCCTTCAAGGCCCAGTTTACTCAGCTGATGCGCGATATGGTCGCCTTGAACAGTCCCAAATACCAAGCAGAGATACGTTTCTACCTCAATCGGCGCTTTGAGCTGATGCGCCGGCTCAACCATACGATGTCACCACAGCAGAAAGCGTTTCTCAACCGCAAGCTAGTAAACTTGCGTAAGGATGTGGCGTTGCTGATTAATCAATAAGTCGATCTGATTCTCATCTGGTTGTGAAAGTAATGTCAACAAACCCCACAAAACGTGTTAGATTGATTTTACTGATAATCACAATAGGGAATAAAAATGATTATTTATCTGCATGGCTTTGACTCAACAAGCCCGGGTAACCATGAAAAAGTATTGCAGCTTCAGTTCATTGATCCTGATGTGCGTTTTGTGAATTACAGTACCCTACACCCTAAGCATGATATGCAGCATTTATTAAAAGAAGTGCATAAGCTAAAGGAAGAGTCTGCGGATGAGCACCCGTTGATCTGTGGCGTCGGGCTGGGTGGATATTGGTCTGAGCGGATTGGTTTTTTATGTGGTATTAAGCAAGTTATTTTTAATCCAAACCTGTATCCAGAGCGCAATATGGAAGGCCGTATCGACCGCCCTGAAGAGTATGCTGATATTTCCACCAAATGCGTAACAGATTTTAGGCGAAAAAATGCAGGTAATTGCCTGTGCATCCTTTCCACTAAGGATGAAGTCCTAGACAACAGTCATACCAAAGATGTGCTTAGCGATTATTATGATGTTATCTGGGATGAAAACGAAACGCACAAATTCAAGAAAATCTCTCAACACTTACAAACGATTAAAGCATTCAAAGAAGCCTCCTAACCCGCGATTCAAGCAGGCGGTACAATTATGCTGCCTGCTGCGGCCAGTCCGGGTATTGGCTATTCGTAATTTCCACTCCCCATCTCGACTATGGCCTAGACCGAACCTCAAAAACAGCCTTCTCACGGCTGAGCATTGATCTTAATCAATTATTTCTTGCCTTGAAATAATATTGGCTTATAATGCAAATCTTAACTTTTTTTGAGGTAAATCAAAAAAAGTTGAGTTAATTAAATGAAGAAGATGTCGTAAGCATCCCTCGAGGTTCTAAAGTTAAGCTGTTGAATAAAAAGAATTATGCTGGTTGGAGTTAGCTCGGGCCAGGTTAGATTTCTAAATTTTAAAATTCTAAATTTGTGGAAGGAGTGTTGTGATGACTCGAATTATTGTTGTTGGCGGTGGCGCCGGCGGTTTGGAGTTAGCAACCAAGCTGGGTCGTACATTGGGTCGTAAAGGTCGTGCTAAGGTTACCTTGGTTGACCGCAAGGCAAGTCACCTGTGGAAGCCTTTGCTGCACGAGGTGGCAACCGGTTCGATGGATGCGGGTGTCGATGCACTGAGTTACCGCGCCCATGCTAAAAACCACTCGTTCGATTTCCAAATGGGTAGCCTGAAAGACATCGACCGCGAACGCAAGGTGATCACTCTCGCGCCATTACATGACAAAAATAATGAACTGTTGATGCCAGAGCGCGAGCTTGAATACGACATTCTGGTGATGGCAATCGGCTCGACGTCGAATGATTTCAACACGCCGGGAGTGAGCGAAAACTGTATTTTCCTCGATAGCCCTGAACAAGCGCACCGTTTCCGTACACAAATGAACAACCAGTTCCTGAAACTGCATGCGAACAAAGAACAGAAAACAGTTGATATCGCCATTGTCGGTGCTGGAGCAACGGGCGTTGAACTCTCAGCTGAGCTGCATAATGCGGTGAAAGAGCTACAGAACTACGGCTTTGGTGATCTGGATAGCTCTCGCCTGAACGTCAACCTGGTTGAAGCTGGTGAGCGTATTCTTCCTGCTCTACCGCCGCGTATCTCTTCAGCCGCCCACAGTGAGCTGACCAAGCTGGGGGTAAATGTGCGCACTGCGACCATGGTTACCAAGGCAGACGAAACCGGCCTGACAACCAAAGACGGCGACCATATCCCGGCGCAGATCA
This Photobacterium gaetbulicola Gung47 DNA region includes the following protein-coding sequences:
- a CDS encoding hypothetical protein (COG3150) gives rise to the protein MIIYLHGFDSTSPGNHEKVLQLQFIDPDVRFVNYSTLHPKHDMQHLLKEVHKLKEESADEHPLICGVGLGGYWSERIGFLCGIKQVIFNPNLYPERNMEGRIDRPEEYADISTKCVTDFRRKNAGNCLCILSTKDEVLDNSHTKDVLSDYYDVIWDENETHKFKKISQHLQTIKAFKEAS
- a CDS encoding putative NADH dehydrogenase (COG1252), whose translation is MTRIIVVGGGAGGLELATKLGRTLGRKGRAKVTLVDRKASHLWKPLLHEVATGSMDAGVDALSYRAHAKNHSFDFQMGSLKDIDRERKVITLAPLHDKNNELLMPERELEYDILVMAIGSTSNDFNTPGVSENCIFLDSPEQAHRFRTQMNNQFLKLHANKEQKTVDIAIVGAGATGVELSAELHNAVKELQNYGFGDLDSSRLNVNLVEAGERILPALPPRISSAAHSELTKLGVNVRTATMVTKADETGLTTKDGDHIPAQIMVWAAGIKAPDFIKDIAGLETNRINQLVVKPTLQTTRDDDIYVIGDLASCAQEDGSFVPPRAQAAHQMASRCFSNIVAKMTDRDQKPYVYSDHGSLVSLSRFSTVGSLMGNLTKGSMMVEGRIARVVYISLYRMHQIALHGVVKTSLMMLVGRINRVLRPNLKLH